In Mucilaginibacter celer, one DNA window encodes the following:
- a CDS encoding enolase C-terminal domain-like protein produces MYITKIEVTDKRFNLGNGAGSDAVNDSTQYAYAICELHTDSNIKGIGLAFTLGAGNDLVCKAIQYLSETLKGKEIEELMADFGSVYRSILDSPTYRWLGPHKGVMQLALAAIVNSCFDLWAKSRQVPLWKLLLDLSPKQLVATLDLHYLEEVLTVEEAENILQNHLSNRSSRNNVLQTGYKAYDTSVGWFNYTDEKIKENVARAIDRGFTAMKLKVGSNDPQRDIRRAKLVRNEAGDKTTIMLDANQKWNLPQAISICKELSSINPYWIEEPTHPDDVIAHQTLAKEIAPMKIAAGEHIPNKIIFKNFLQAGAMDFCQVDCVRVGGVSEFLTISLLAKKFNIPVVPHVGDMGQIHQHLVLFNHVAIGHENLFLEHIPHLARYFKHPANISGGYYAVPAEAGNSSDLVIS; encoded by the coding sequence CGGCGCGGGTTCTGATGCCGTGAACGATTCAACGCAATACGCCTATGCCATTTGCGAATTGCATACCGATAGCAATATTAAAGGTATTGGTTTGGCTTTTACGCTGGGTGCCGGCAACGATTTGGTATGTAAAGCAATTCAATACCTGTCTGAAACCTTAAAAGGTAAGGAGATTGAAGAGCTAATGGCCGACTTTGGTTCGGTTTACCGCTCGATACTTGATTCGCCGACTTACCGCTGGCTGGGGCCGCATAAAGGTGTTATGCAGCTGGCTTTGGCGGCCATTGTAAACTCCTGCTTTGATTTATGGGCCAAAAGCCGCCAGGTACCACTCTGGAAATTGCTGTTGGACCTGAGCCCCAAACAACTGGTTGCCACGCTCGATCTGCATTACCTGGAAGAGGTGCTTACTGTTGAAGAAGCCGAAAATATCCTGCAAAACCATCTCAGCAACCGCAGTTCACGTAATAATGTGCTGCAAACCGGTTACAAAGCTTATGATACCTCGGTAGGTTGGTTTAACTATACCGACGAGAAAATAAAAGAGAATGTAGCCCGCGCTATTGATCGCGGCTTTACGGCCATGAAGCTGAAAGTGGGCTCGAACGATCCGCAACGCGACATCCGCAGGGCAAAGCTGGTACGTAACGAAGCAGGCGACAAAACCACCATTATGCTTGATGCCAACCAGAAATGGAATTTGCCGCAGGCCATCAGCATTTGTAAAGAGCTGAGCAGTATCAACCCCTACTGGATAGAAGAGCCTACCCATCCGGATGATGTAATTGCCCACCAAACATTGGCCAAAGAAATTGCGCCAATGAAAATAGCAGCGGGCGAGCATATCCCCAACAAAATAATTTTTAAAAACTTTTTGCAGGCCGGAGCTATGGATTTTTGCCAGGTTGATTGCGTGCGGGTTGGCGGTGTGTCCGAATTTTTAACGATTAGCCTGTTAGCTAAAAAATTTAATATCCCGGTGGTGCCGCATGTGGGCGATATGGGACAGATCCATCAGCATTTAGTGTTGTTTAACCACGTGGCTATTGGCCACGAAAACTTATTTTTGGAACATATACCGCATTTGGCCCGTTATTTTAAACATCCGGCCAATATAAGCGGCGGCTACTATGCCGTACCCGCCGAAGCGGGCAACAGCAGCGATTTAGTAATCAGCTAA
- a CDS encoding SDR family NAD(P)-dependent oxidoreductase, which produces MNQLLNKVILITGGASGIGLACAEAYIREGATVFIMDVNERALNHVLGLFGSNHKGIAGDVSKSADVKAALDEIRKHYGRLDAIHNNAAIAHPSKPVDETEEDEWDALMNINLKSLFWTTKHGIELLKASKGCILNTSSMAGDIGQSLHAAYTATKGGINALTKSMALDYAGFGIRVNAISPAGVWTPLLKQWAAEQPDPGSIEKYLSDIHALGYCPEGDVVADAAVFLLSDAARFVTGCIMPVSGGAELGYRR; this is translated from the coding sequence ATGAACCAGTTATTAAACAAGGTAATATTGATTACCGGCGGCGCATCGGGCATTGGCCTGGCTTGTGCCGAAGCTTACATTCGCGAAGGAGCTACCGTTTTTATTATGGATGTGAACGAACGGGCGCTTAACCATGTGCTGGGCCTGTTTGGCAGCAACCATAAAGGTATTGCCGGCGATGTATCCAAAAGTGCCGATGTAAAAGCGGCTCTGGATGAGATTCGAAAACACTACGGCAGACTTGATGCCATTCACAACAATGCAGCTATAGCCCACCCCTCCAAACCTGTTGATGAAACCGAAGAGGATGAATGGGACGCACTGATGAACATCAACCTTAAAAGCCTGTTCTGGACAACCAAACATGGCATCGAATTACTTAAAGCATCAAAAGGCTGTATACTGAATACCAGTAGTATGGCAGGCGATATTGGCCAGAGCCTGCATGCCGCCTACACCGCTACCAAGGGCGGCATTAATGCCCTAACCAAATCAATGGCGCTGGATTATGCCGGGTTTGGAATCAGGGTAAACGCGATATCGCCGGCCGGAGTGTGGACACCCCTGCTTAAACAATGGGCGGCAGAGCAGCCCGATCCGGGTTCGATAGAAAAATACCTGAGTGATATACACGCACTTGGCTATTGCCCCGAAGGTGATGTAGTGGCCGATGCTGCGGTTTTCCTGCTATCGGATGCAGCAAGGTTTGTTACCGGCTGTATTATGCCGGTAAGCGGCGGGGCGGAATTGGGTTACAGACGATAA
- the fucP gene encoding L-fucose:H+ symporter permease produces the protein MNKNTGNSSKYLVPLLIVMSLMFFWNLSRNINDVLIPHLKRACQLTDLQSSLIQSAFFGAYFLMALPAGRFIERRGYKTGMVTGLLLAAIGAAIFFPAATTRFYPVFLLALFTMASGFAILEVTATPYISKLGDPDHASSRLSLAAAVGSAGATIGPYLGSSFLLHDKDIPTDVINSYNPAQLQTFLNNEAHLVITPYITLAALFLVVCGVLSILKLPTINEGVSRKKLSDVFKFKHTILGVLAVFAYLGAEVGVVSFIIRYTKTLSIAGMTEKKAALFITLYMALVLAGRLSGAFILKKIKSGKVLMLCSSGAFVLIFVSIITQGYVSIISLSLVGLFTSVMYPIIFTLSIKHLGDYTKVASSLLIMGVVGGAIVPPIMGLISDHSGIRMAFIVPLICYLYVLFYGMKGHAVKSGALPDEAGDAVLTVVGH, from the coding sequence ATGAATAAAAACACCGGCAATTCATCAAAATACCTGGTTCCGCTGTTGATAGTGATGAGCCTCATGTTTTTCTGGAACCTGAGCCGCAATATTAACGATGTACTTATCCCACATTTAAAAAGGGCCTGCCAGTTAACTGATTTGCAATCATCGCTCATCCAGTCGGCATTTTTTGGGGCTTATTTTTTGATGGCATTGCCTGCAGGGCGGTTTATTGAGCGCAGAGGGTATAAAACCGGGATGGTAACCGGCTTGTTGCTTGCCGCCATTGGTGCGGCTATATTTTTTCCGGCGGCAACAACCCGGTTTTACCCGGTGTTTTTGCTGGCATTGTTTACCATGGCATCGGGTTTTGCTATCCTGGAGGTTACAGCAACACCCTATATCTCCAAACTTGGCGATCCGGACCATGCCTCAAGCCGGTTAAGCTTAGCGGCTGCTGTAGGTTCGGCAGGAGCTACCATCGGGCCGTATCTCGGTTCTTCATTTTTGCTGCACGATAAGGATATCCCTACTGATGTAATCAATTCATACAATCCGGCACAACTTCAAACTTTTTTAAACAATGAAGCGCACCTGGTTATCACGCCATATATTACGCTTGCAGCATTATTTTTGGTTGTTTGCGGAGTACTTTCCATACTGAAGCTGCCAACAATTAACGAAGGCGTATCGCGCAAAAAGCTTAGCGATGTTTTTAAATTTAAGCATACCATATTAGGCGTGCTGGCAGTATTTGCTTATTTGGGGGCCGAGGTTGGTGTGGTGAGTTTCATCATCCGCTACACAAAAACGCTCAGCATAGCCGGCATGACCGAGAAAAAGGCAGCCCTGTTCATCACCCTTTACATGGCCTTGGTACTTGCCGGGCGCTTATCGGGTGCATTTATCCTTAAAAAAATAAAATCGGGTAAAGTGTTGATGCTATGTAGCAGCGGTGCCTTTGTACTCATTTTTGTATCGATAATCACGCAGGGCTATGTTTCCATTATCTCGTTATCGCTGGTGGGGTTATTTACTTCGGTGATGTATCCTATTATATTCACACTCAGCATCAAACACCTTGGCGATTATACCAAAGTAGCATCGTCCCTGCTAATTATGGGTGTGGTGGGCGGTGCCATTGTGCCGCCAATTATGGGGCTTATATCTGATCATTCGGGCATCCGGATGGCTTTTATTGTGCCGCTGATATGCTATCTGTATGTTTTATTTTATGGGATGAAGGGGCATGCAGTAAAAAGCGGTGCTTTGCCGGACGAGGCAGGGGATGCGGTTTTGACGGTAGTTGGGCATTAA
- a CDS encoding TIGR03790 family protein codes for MKKLKIICCVILLALVAISRISAQTATLTARVLVVRNSKSPISVAIAADYMKRRQVSNLVSVSCPDGAVSQDAESINYPDYVTAIETPIRNYLKTHTEIDFIVFTKGVPIRVYNTPGKPYGGVCSLDSRIATLGYETNPASSIINVSDPNYGSNYVGNAWANKYFNSEKRFSHAAFGGYLVTRLDGYTQADAIAVTTRSLEAEKNMLNNTINQGLILLDACFDFGFPNKDDQPYTLIPAGYKPGQKLFITRESVYGEYNSDMSVAHDYLVAKKIPVLYDSTNTFVGHKSNLMGYISWGSNDTHYDPVAYNTLRFAAGALCETAVSTSARTFLPTTGGQSLIDDIVKQGVTGVKGYTDEPLLQGIASPSILFNRYTRGWTLAESYYAASRLEGWMGIVIGDPICRAYADPTIVPVEPDSKIVLYPNPSADTIHVNLDGDHLFKIYDMGGKLLKSGKLVDKQIIIRDLSVGVYVVTISTGCKEISRKIIRKN; via the coding sequence ATGAAAAAGCTTAAAATAATTTGTTGCGTAATATTACTGGCACTTGTTGCAATTAGCAGGATATCTGCTCAAACAGCAACATTAACCGCCAGGGTGCTGGTGGTGAGAAACTCAAAAAGCCCCATATCTGTCGCCATAGCTGCCGATTATATGAAACGCAGGCAGGTAAGTAACCTTGTAAGCGTAAGCTGCCCGGATGGTGCTGTAAGCCAGGATGCCGAGAGCATTAATTACCCGGATTATGTTACAGCGATAGAGACGCCCATTCGCAACTATTTAAAAACGCATACCGAAATTGATTTTATTGTTTTTACTAAAGGTGTACCTATCCGTGTTTACAATACGCCGGGTAAGCCCTATGGCGGCGTTTGCTCGCTGGATAGCCGTATTGCTACACTGGGCTATGAAACCAACCCGGCTTCGAGCATTATCAACGTAAGCGACCCGAATTATGGCAGCAATTATGTGGGCAATGCCTGGGCTAATAAGTACTTTAACAGTGAAAAGCGCTTTAGTCATGCCGCTTTTGGCGGCTACCTGGTAACCCGGCTGGATGGTTACACCCAAGCCGATGCCATTGCGGTGACCACACGCTCGCTCGAAGCTGAAAAAAACATGTTGAATAACACCATAAACCAGGGACTGATATTGCTGGATGCCTGTTTTGATTTTGGTTTCCCTAATAAAGATGATCAGCCTTATACGCTTATTCCTGCCGGTTATAAGCCTGGCCAAAAGCTGTTTATCACCCGCGAAAGTGTCTATGGCGAGTATAACTCGGATATGAGCGTGGCGCATGATTACCTGGTGGCAAAAAAAATCCCGGTATTGTATGATAGTACCAACACCTTTGTGGGGCATAAATCAAACTTAATGGGCTATATTTCGTGGGGAAGTAATGATACTCACTACGATCCGGTGGCCTACAATACTCTGCGGTTTGCAGCCGGGGCGCTGTGCGAAACTGCCGTATCAACCAGCGCACGCACTTTTTTGCCAACTACCGGCGGGCAATCGTTAATTGATGATATTGTAAAGCAGGGCGTAACCGGTGTAAAAGGCTATACCGATGAACCTTTGCTACAGGGCATAGCCTCACCAAGCATCCTGTTTAACCGCTACACCCGCGGCTGGACACTGGCCGAGAGTTACTACGCCGCATCACGACTGGAGGGCTGGATGGGCATCGTTATCGGCGATCCGATTTGCAGGGCTTACGCCGATCCAACCATTGTCCCGGTAGAGCCGGACAGCAAAATAGTATTATATCCTAATCCAAGCGCCGATACCATCCACGTAAATCTTGATGGCGATCATCTGTTTAAAATTTATGATATGGGGGGCAAACTGCTTAAATCAGGCAAACTGGTTGATAAGCAGATCATCATCCGCGATTTGAGTGTTGGGGTTTATGTGGTTACTATTTCTACAGGATGTAAGGAGATCAGCAGGAAAATTATCAGGAAGAATTGA
- a CDS encoding SGNH/GDSL hydrolase family protein, translating into MIKTLLTALLFGFSAGIALAQNHENGGAGNTPAEYTIQKTTTNSWKGFERVNLSIGRHSAYYVNPKKSLPGNPWIWRASFPDWHTNIDSILLTRGFHVAFVNVDDQYGSPYALQVWDVFYKYLITTQGFATKVALEGVSRGGLYVYGWAKRNPDKVSCIYNEAPLCDIKSWPGGKLSGPGDAALWKQLQEVYHFTEQQALNYHDNPIDNLDGLAAYKVPVMHIIGLEDKIVPNAENTNILAQRYTALGGPMMVYPVTAGPQELNGHHFPIEHPEQWANQIIGYSYPVKKVLPYNEYFNVRNGLANSLNLFKTNKTATVAFLGGSITYNPGWREKIIRYLTERFPATSFHFIQAGIPSLGSVPHAFRLQRDVLDSGRVDLMFVEAAVNDNVNGLDSLTEVKTLEGIVRHAKTTNPAMDIVMMEFVDPDKIRDYDNGKTPFQIANHELIARYYGLPSINLAKEVTDKLNNREFSWQYDFKDLHPAVYGQELYFASIKSLLDNCFDNAVLTTGAKPANKTLPKPLNAFSISNGQYYSITNAKNLNGWSINPDWAPTDNVGTRDGFVHKPMLIATKPGSSLTLPFKGSAIGMAIVSGPDAGIINYSIDGSAEKQMDLYTQYSSWLYLPWYVTFSTDLKKGNHTLKLTINNNKNINSKGNTCQVIYFLSN; encoded by the coding sequence ATGATTAAAACTTTACTAACTGCGCTATTATTTGGGTTCTCGGCCGGTATTGCCTTAGCACAAAACCATGAAAATGGCGGTGCGGGCAATACCCCAGCCGAATATACCATCCAAAAAACCACCACTAACAGCTGGAAAGGCTTTGAGCGGGTTAACCTCAGCATCGGTCGGCATAGCGCTTATTATGTAAATCCTAAAAAATCGTTACCCGGAAATCCCTGGATCTGGCGGGCATCCTTCCCCGATTGGCACACCAATATTGATAGCATTTTGCTAACACGTGGTTTTCATGTTGCCTTTGTAAATGTTGATGACCAGTATGGCAGCCCTTACGCATTACAGGTATGGGATGTTTTTTATAAATATTTAATCACTACGCAGGGCTTTGCCACAAAAGTTGCACTTGAGGGAGTGAGCCGCGGTGGTTTATATGTATACGGATGGGCTAAGCGCAACCCCGATAAAGTTAGCTGCATTTACAATGAAGCCCCCCTTTGCGATATTAAAAGCTGGCCCGGCGGCAAGCTAAGCGGCCCCGGTGATGCCGCACTGTGGAAACAACTGCAGGAGGTTTATCATTTTACCGAACAGCAGGCTCTAAACTATCACGATAACCCTATCGATAACCTTGATGGCCTTGCCGCATACAAGGTGCCTGTAATGCATATCATCGGTTTAGAGGATAAAATAGTACCTAATGCCGAAAATACCAATATCCTTGCGCAACGTTATACTGCCTTAGGCGGCCCTATGATGGTTTACCCGGTAACTGCCGGTCCGCAGGAGTTAAACGGGCATCACTTCCCGATAGAGCATCCTGAACAATGGGCAAACCAGATTATTGGTTACAGCTATCCGGTAAAAAAAGTACTTCCTTATAACGAATATTTCAACGTTCGCAACGGATTGGCGAACAGTCTGAACCTTTTCAAAACCAATAAAACCGCCACCGTAGCTTTTTTAGGCGGATCGATAACCTATAATCCGGGCTGGCGCGAAAAAATAATCCGCTACCTGACCGAGCGCTTCCCGGCCACAAGTTTTCATTTTATCCAGGCCGGCATTCCATCGCTGGGAAGTGTGCCGCATGCGTTCCGCTTACAGCGCGATGTGCTTGATTCGGGCCGGGTTGACCTGATGTTTGTTGAAGCTGCGGTTAACGATAATGTGAACGGCCTCGACAGCCTTACCGAAGTTAAAACTTTAGAGGGTATCGTTCGCCACGCCAAAACAACAAACCCGGCAATGGATATTGTGATGATGGAGTTTGTTGATCCGGATAAGATCAGGGATTATGACAATGGCAAAACTCCTTTTCAGATAGCCAACCACGAACTTATTGCCCGTTATTACGGATTGCCATCCATCAATCTTGCCAAAGAAGTAACCGACAAGCTAAACAACCGCGAATTTTCATGGCAGTATGATTTTAAAGATCTTCATCCGGCAGTTTATGGACAGGAGCTTTATTTTGCATCGATAAAAAGCCTTCTGGATAACTGCTTTGATAATGCTGTGCTAACAACCGGCGCAAAACCGGCCAATAAAACCCTGCCAAAACCTCTTAATGCATTCAGCATCAGCAATGGCCAATATTACAGTATTACTAATGCAAAAAATTTAAACGGCTGGAGTATCAATCCTGACTGGGCCCCTACCGATAATGTTGGCACCCGCGATGGTTTTGTACACAAGCCAATGCTTATAGCTACAAAACCGGGCTCGTCATTAACGCTACCGTTTAAAGGGTCGGCTATTGGCATGGCTATCGTATCCGGGCCCGATGCAGGTATTATCAACTATAGTATTGACGGCAGTGCCGAAAAACAAATGGACCTGTACACCCAGTACAGTTCATGGCTATACCTGCCCTGGTATGTAACCTTCAGTACCGATCTGAAAAAAGGCAATCACACACTCAAACTCACAATTAACAATAATAAAAATATTAACAGCAAGGGGAATACGTGCCAGGTGATCTATTTTTTAAGCAACTGA
- a CDS encoding SusC/RagA family TonB-linked outer membrane protein, with protein MNKLYPLIKIRGEHKLPYKPAPGFYCFVLLLLSLLCSAQFSQAQTTTKVTITGTVSDTTGGRIAGANIMAINRKNVGTTTDVNGKFVIDAEPGTILKVSFVSYIDQTFTVTGSKLVVNIVLKESKRGIDEVVVLAYGKKERREAVVGSVTTVKPADLKIPASNLTNALAGQVAGVIAFQPSGQPGLDNSNFFIRGVTTFGYKKDPLILIDNVELSTNDLARLQVDDIASFSILKDASATALYGARGANGVILVTTKEGKVGKAKINARVENSISQSAKTLQLADPITYMKLFNEATITRDPLSPLPFSQNKIQNTEATIANAPGSNKYVYPAVDWTGMLFKKRTATQRADMSVSGGGDVARYYVSGSYSLDHGILRQDVANNNNNNVKFENYQLRSNVNINLTKSTELVVRLSGSFNEYNGPLTADGSFSTDLYNIAVHTSPVLFPAYFPADSANRDVKHILFGNAAPANAGSASNAIAYNNPYAALLRGHKNYSESRLAAQLELNQKLNFITDGLNFRGLFHTNRYSYFQSQMGYSPFYYNVNTYDKPTNKYTLTWLNPQPTGNNVATEYLSYYRDPSTDNLNTYIFFQGVLDYNHAFGDHNLSGSLIGTRQQTVYSAAKDPVLNYPTLQYSLPYRNLTVAGRATYSFKSRYFLEFNFGYNGTERFSANHRFGFFPTIGGSWIVSDEKFWGPGIYDVVTRLKLRASYGTVGNDAIGSQRFFFLSDVNLNGGNPAVFGTFNGYRREGVYINNYENPNVTWETSRQLNLGLEFTMFKNLNIVAEVYKYHRYNILQTRTSLPTTLGLEALNQYGQPNVTANIGTANTKGIDLQMDYKASISKDVWLQGRGNFTLAQSKYDKYEEPQYKEAYRYQSGQIINRQYGYIAERLFVDDNEARNSPSQIFSTNGIPPGGGDIKYRDLNGDGKIDGADQTFIGNPTVPGIVYGYGLSAGIKNFDVSCFFQGQAQVSFFIDPSRTSPFIQSPDPYVYGNTQLIKAFADDHWSVDNQNLYATYPRLGVNGNQIENNRQNSTWWMRDGSFVRLKSVEIGYTLPPSISKRLNVTKARIYFNGLNLYTWSAFKLWDPELGGNGFAYPIQKVFNVGLNVNL; from the coding sequence ATGAACAAACTTTACCCACTGATCAAAATCCGGGGGGAGCATAAACTCCCATACAAACCTGCACCGGGTTTTTATTGTTTTGTGTTATTGCTGTTGAGCCTGCTTTGCTCGGCGCAATTTTCGCAGGCACAAACAACCACTAAGGTAACTATCACCGGTACCGTGAGCGATACAACGGGCGGACGAATTGCCGGGGCCAACATTATGGCCATCAACCGTAAAAACGTAGGTACCACTACCGATGTTAACGGTAAATTCGTGATCGATGCCGAACCGGGTACTATCCTTAAAGTATCATTTGTGAGTTACATCGATCAAACTTTTACCGTTACCGGAAGCAAACTGGTGGTTAACATCGTGCTGAAGGAATCGAAACGGGGCATTGACGAGGTGGTTGTACTCGCCTACGGTAAAAAGGAACGCCGCGAAGCCGTGGTAGGCTCGGTAACAACAGTTAAACCTGCCGACCTTAAAATACCGGCCAGTAACTTAACCAACGCCCTTGCCGGGCAGGTTGCCGGTGTAATAGCCTTCCAGCCAAGCGGGCAACCGGGTTTAGATAATTCCAACTTCTTTATCCGCGGTGTAACCACCTTCGGTTACAAAAAAGATCCGCTTATCTTGATTGATAACGTGGAGCTTTCAACCAACGATCTGGCCCGCTTACAGGTAGACGATATTGCCAGCTTTTCGATTTTGAAGGATGCCAGCGCTACGGCCCTTTACGGTGCACGTGGTGCAAACGGTGTTATCCTGGTAACCACCAAAGAAGGTAAGGTTGGCAAAGCCAAGATTAATGCGCGTGTTGAAAATTCGATAAGCCAATCGGCCAAAACGCTGCAGCTTGCCGATCCTATCACCTATATGAAGCTTTTCAACGAAGCTACCATCACTCGCGATCCGCTAAGCCCGCTTCCGTTTTCGCAAAATAAAATTCAAAACACCGAGGCAACTATCGCCAATGCCCCGGGAAGCAATAAATATGTTTACCCTGCGGTTGACTGGACCGGCATGCTTTTCAAAAAACGCACTGCTACACAAAGGGCTGATATGAGCGTAAGCGGTGGCGGCGATGTTGCCCGTTATTATGTATCAGGTTCATACAGCCTTGACCATGGTATTTTACGACAGGATGTTGCCAACAATAATAACAACAACGTTAAGTTTGAAAACTACCAGTTACGATCGAACGTTAATATCAACCTCACCAAATCAACCGAACTGGTTGTAAGGCTTTCGGGCTCGTTTAACGAGTACAATGGCCCGCTTACTGCCGATGGCTCATTCTCGACCGATTTGTACAATATTGCTGTACATACCAGCCCGGTATTATTCCCGGCCTACTTTCCGGCCGATTCGGCTAACCGCGATGTGAAACACATTTTGTTTGGTAACGCCGCGCCGGCCAACGCAGGTTCGGCATCAAATGCCATTGCTTATAATAACCCTTACGCTGCTTTATTACGCGGCCATAAAAACTATTCAGAATCAAGGCTTGCGGCCCAGTTAGAGTTAAACCAAAAATTGAATTTTATTACCGACGGACTTAACTTCCGCGGTTTATTCCATACCAACAGGTACTCGTACTTCCAATCGCAAATGGGTTATTCGCCGTTTTATTATAACGTAAACACTTATGATAAGCCCACTAATAAATACACTTTAACATGGCTTAACCCACAACCAACCGGTAACAACGTAGCAACTGAATACCTAAGCTACTATCGTGACCCAAGTACCGATAACCTGAACACCTATATTTTTTTCCAGGGTGTATTGGATTATAACCACGCCTTCGGCGATCATAACCTGAGTGGTTCATTAATTGGTACCCGCCAGCAAACTGTTTATTCGGCAGCGAAAGATCCGGTATTAAATTACCCAACCTTGCAATACTCGTTGCCTTACCGTAACCTTACCGTAGCCGGTCGCGCTACCTATTCGTTCAAAAGCCGTTACTTTTTAGAGTTTAACTTTGGCTATAATGGTACCGAGCGCTTCTCGGCAAATCACAGGTTCGGTTTCTTCCCTACCATCGGCGGTTCGTGGATCGTATCTGACGAGAAATTCTGGGGACCGGGTATTTATGACGTTGTAACCCGCTTAAAACTGAGGGCCAGCTACGGTACCGTAGGTAATGATGCCATCGGTTCGCAGCGTTTCTTCTTCCTATCGGATGTTAACCTTAACGGCGGCAACCCTGCCGTGTTCGGTACCTTTAATGGCTACAGGCGCGAGGGTGTTTACATCAACAACTACGAAAACCCCAACGTAACCTGGGAAACATCGCGCCAGCTAAACCTTGGTTTGGAGTTTACCATGTTTAAAAACCTGAATATAGTGGCCGAGGTGTACAAATATCACCGCTACAACATTCTGCAAACACGTACCTCGTTGCCTACAACGCTTGGTTTGGAAGCACTTAACCAATACGGACAGCCAAACGTTACCGCTAACATTGGCACAGCCAACACCAAAGGTATCGACCTGCAGATGGATTACAAGGCATCTATAAGTAAAGATGTATGGCTGCAGGGCCGTGGTAACTTTACCTTAGCTCAAAGCAAATATGACAAATACGAAGAGCCTCAATACAAGGAAGCTTACCGTTATCAATCAGGCCAAATCATCAACAGGCAGTACGGCTACATTGCCGAGCGTTTGTTTGTTGATGATAACGAGGCACGCAACTCTCCGTCGCAAATATTTTCAACCAATGGCATCCCTCCGGGCGGTGGCGATATCAAATACCGCGACTTAAACGGCGATGGTAAAATTGACGGTGCCGACCAAACCTTTATCGGCAATCCGACTGTACCGGGCATTGTTTATGGTTACGGCTTATCGGCAGGTATTAAAAACTTTGATGTTTCGTGCTTTTTCCAGGGCCAGGCGCAGGTATCGTTCTTTATCGATCCAAGCCGCACCAGCCCGTTCATCCAGAGTCCTGATCCATACGTTTACGGTAATACCCAGTTAATTAAGGCCTTCGCCGATGACCATTGGAGCGTGGATAATCAAAATCTTTACGCCACCTATCCAAGGTTGGGTGTAAACGGAAACCAAATTGAGAACAATCGCCAAAACAGCACCTGGTGGATGCGCGATGGCAGCTTTGTGAGGTTAAAATCGGTAGAGATTGGTTATACATTACCGCCATCCATCAGCAAAAGGCTAAACGTTACCAAAGCACGTATTTACTTTAACGGCCTTAACCTGTACACCTGGAGTGCCTTTAAGCTTTGGGACCCGGAGCTGGGCGGCAACGGTTTTGCCTACCCTATTCAAAAAGTGTTTAACGTGGGTTTAAACGTAAACCTGTAA